In a single window of the Tautonia marina genome:
- a CDS encoding nitrilase-related carbon-nitrogen hydrolase → MAAPSRYYAAACQTDLPCPTTRAELPERVDRLLGMVDAAVIGYRPFFDIRLVVFPEFAHAAPIYETSEELLDRLAVPLPNEQTDRYVAKAKQHGVYIQTGTFLESDPKWPGKVFNTTCLIGPDGILSKYRKVNPWLPWEVHSSPHDLPGYDEPMFPVAETEIGRLGAAICYDWLFPEVLRALALGGAEVLIRVSAYMDPWGATPPMDWWTLFNRARAVENLAFVVASNQGASYRNYPPFSWPGGSMIVDFDGRILAQADPGAGEKIVVGPIDLPALREERKRRQGHALLSHLRTEAYTDLYARPIYRPPGRS, encoded by the coding sequence ATGGCTGCACCCTCGCGCTACTATGCCGCTGCCTGCCAGACGGATCTCCCGTGCCCGACGACCCGAGCCGAGCTGCCCGAGCGGGTCGATCGACTCCTGGGAATGGTCGATGCGGCGGTCATCGGCTACCGGCCGTTCTTCGACATCAGGCTGGTGGTGTTCCCGGAATTCGCCCATGCTGCGCCGATCTACGAAACCTCGGAGGAGTTGCTCGACCGCCTGGCCGTTCCTCTCCCGAACGAGCAGACCGATCGCTACGTCGCCAAAGCGAAGCAGCACGGGGTCTACATCCAGACGGGGACCTTCCTCGAATCGGACCCGAAGTGGCCGGGGAAGGTGTTCAACACAACCTGCCTGATCGGTCCCGACGGCATCCTGTCGAAGTACCGAAAGGTCAACCCCTGGCTGCCGTGGGAGGTCCATTCCAGCCCTCACGACTTGCCCGGGTACGACGAGCCGATGTTTCCGGTCGCCGAGACGGAGATCGGACGGCTCGGGGCGGCGATCTGCTACGACTGGCTCTTTCCGGAGGTCTTGCGGGCACTCGCGCTGGGAGGGGCGGAGGTCCTGATTCGGGTTTCGGCCTACATGGACCCCTGGGGAGCGACGCCGCCGATGGACTGGTGGACGCTGTTCAACCGGGCCAGGGCGGTCGAGAACCTGGCGTTCGTGGTGGCGTCGAACCAGGGGGCGTCGTACCGGAACTACCCGCCGTTCTCGTGGCCGGGAGGGAGTATGATCGTCGACTTCGACGGCCGGATTCTCGCCCAGGCCGATCCGGGAGCAGGGGAGAAGATTGTGGTGGGACCGATCGACCTGCCCGCCTTGCGAGAGGAACGGAAGCGAAGGCAAGGGCATGCGCTGCTGTCCCATCTTCGCACCGAGGCGTATACTGACCTCTACGCCCGGCCGATCTACCGCCCGCCCGGTCGGAGCTGA